One genomic window of Salvia miltiorrhiza cultivar Shanhuang (shh) chromosome 4, IMPLAD_Smil_shh, whole genome shotgun sequence includes the following:
- the LOC131023410 gene encoding uncharacterized protein LOC131023410, with amino-acid sequence MGVQRPNKNQKGAKNVAWCVKEDVALMSSWIYASEDSVRGKNQKGESLWSRVHKLYHNTQAENPNELNEQNIESMKGRWKRLNENVNKWVAACREANARRMSGMSDYDVEKKAQSIYEADVDDQQSGGSSKRSKTSEDGGFSIPSNPETPTSEQSTVTRPIGRDKAKTKEKCKVSQSESTHESAVVAEIRAMRLTSDAEAELIKTRIDLEREKLQRNTMKMKEKMLLQLLSKEHLSPEDEEMKRQLIKIVFGK; translated from the exons ATGGGTGTTCAACGCCCAAACAAAAATCAGAAAGGGGCAAAAAATGTAGCTTGGTGTGTGAAAGAAGATGTAGCCCTTATGTCATCTTGGATATATGCTAGCGAAGATAGCGTTCGAGGAAAAAATCAAAAGGGGGAATCGCTTTGGTCACGTGTTCATAAATTGTATCACAACACTCAAGCAGAAAATCCGAATGAGCTCAACGAACAAAACATTGAATCGATGAAAGGTCGCTGGAAACGTCTTAACGAAAATGTAAACAAATGGGTTGCTGCTTGCAGGGAAGCAAACGCTCGAAGAATGAGTGGGATGAGCGACTACGATGTTGAGAAAAAAGCTCAGTCTATTTACGAAGCAG ATGTTGATGACCAACAAAGTGGTGGCAGTTCGAAAAGATCAAAGACTTCGGAAGATGGGGGATTTTCTATCCCTTCTAATCCAGAAACTCCAACATCTGAACAGTCAACTGTGACTCGTCCCATTGGAAGAGATAAGGcaaaaacgaaagaaaaatgtAAGGTCTCGCAATCTGAATCTACTCATGAATCTGCTGTTGTTGCAGAAATTCGTGCAATGAGACTCACTAGCGATGCCGAAGCTGAGTTAATAAAAACTCGAATCGATCTAGAGCGCGAGAAGTTGCAAAGAAACACAatgaagatgaaagaaaaaatgtTGCTTCAATTGTTGTCGAAAGAGCACTTATCTCCAGAAGACGAAGAGATGAAACGccaactaattaaaattgtgTTTGGAAAGTGA